The sequence GTATTCGTCAGATTCCTGATAGGCTCGGCAGCGGTCGATGACGGCCATGATGGAGATCTTCTCCCTGCTGGTTGGTGAACGGATCTGAAcgtagttttcttcttcttcttctttcgaTGTCGAGGCTGTCTCCTCGGACTCAGGCTCTGGAAGTTTCTCGATGACAGTGATCTTGTGTTCGGAGTCGTTGGGTAACGTGGTCTCAGCTGCGATGAAGTAACCTTGGAACTCGGCCTCGGTCACCGGGTCGTTCAGGTTCTGAAGCTCAGACATTTGAAGTCCGCTCAGCTGAGGCTCCAGCGATTTGGCTCGGTGAAGCCGTTTGCTGCGTTCCCGTCGCCTGGCGTCCTGGCTGCGGCGAGTCTTGTATGAACGACCCTCGCCAGAAGCTCCTTCGGTGAAGGAGggactggaggagcagctggagtgTCTCCTCGCACCCCCGTCAAACATCTGCTCTGGGATGGACTGACTCCGGCCTACGGGACTCTTCTGGGCAGAGTATTTGGAGCGGAGTTCCCGGACGTCAGGCCAGTGAAAGCCCTCGATgggaggaggagtcagagggCTGCGGGAGGGAGCTGGACCCATGGAGGCCGTACCTGAGCTGAAGGTGAGGATGGAGGTCGGACGCTGGGTCTGGTCGGTGGAGCTCAGCTCTAGAGAAGAAGCCTTGAGCTGAGAAACCAGCGCCAGAGTCAGCTCTGATTTACCTGCAAAGATAAAACAAGCAGTGATTAACATTAGATTTTTATTGCAACCTGTTTGATCTCCTTCTAAAAGACTCTGTCATTCTTCAAAGCTGTTCACGGACTTGAGCTTCACGTAAAATCCAGAGAATCGTCTCCAGAGCTgctccagagtttgtgtttcacagctgaacaacacatcagcaggttttctgcacagactcgttcagcatcagatcctcctcgtggttcaggtgagaggtggagcagccgggtgcagcagacacacacaggaagtgacctggtacctgctgcagaggtcatgtgatcatgttttcTTCACTCACTCAGTGAATCAGCAGATGAGCTGTTCACACtcaggagctcaggaggagaaagagaaactgagtctcactctttgtgttcacacatgatCCTCCAGAGAAGACACAGAGAACTGAGGAGTTCTGTTAATGTCTGAAAGCCTCTAAGGAGAAAAGTGGaatcattgtcctgttgtattCACCATCACATTAACCGTACATTACATTCACAATAATATCAGGTCACGTGAGCTTTGACCCTCGACCAccgaaatctaatcagttcatttttGAGTCCAAATGACCACTGCTCAGAATGTGAAGAATTTCCCTCAAGACACACTTGAAAATGTCTTGCTCAAGAGGACAAGCTGACGTGTCCCATAGACCCGAGCGTCTCATATCGGCTCAGCACGTCTGAACAGTCGAGGTGTCGACTGAGGACTCAGACGTATATTAACACATGTTTAATCTCTGACCTTCTGACAACGTACCTGAAGCCTCGGTCTCCTCCAGCACGCAGGGTAAACTCTTCTTACTGATCAGGACGCCCGGACTTCGCTGTCGCGTCTCTGGCTTGGTGGTTTTGATTCGCTGGCTGTACTGGCGAGCCAGGTGCTGGACTTTGCTCTTCATGTTGTCGGTGTCTTTGCTCGAGTCCTCGCGGGGCCTCTCTGCTCCGGCCCTCAGTTGAGTGACCCTCAGAACTGGAGCCCTGAGGACGACCGCCTCCTCCCCAGAACCCTTCAGACTTCCTGTGTAGGTCCCGTCGGAGGATCTTAGCTTGGGGGTTGAAGGGCTCGTTGACTCTTCTGGGACGCTGCTGAGGTCGGACACTTCACTCTCTCGCTCACAGCTGTTGTTTGGGATCTTTGTGACGGCCTCAGCTGCTCTGGAGTTTCTCGGAGCTTCTCTGTCGTCGCTGTGGGATCTGGTGATCTCTTGCTCTATCGCCTGCCAGATCTTGATCATTTCAGATGAGGGTCTGAACTCCTCCCCTTCAGGTGGATTCTTCTGCAGGCTCTGATATCTGAGGCTGTCTTCTGAATCTCCTGGATCTGAGCTTCTCTGATCAGACTTTAAAGAGTCTAAAGAGTCACTGGGAACCAAGCGACAGCAGGTgtctgtggtggaggtggactgTAGCTCCATTGACGGTGGGTTGAGACCGGAgagggtggtggaggtggactgTAGCTCCACTGACGGTGGGTTGAGACCGGAgagggtggtggaggtggagggattGGTCTGGACGTGGTTATCCTTCGGGCCGCTGTCGAGGCGGCTGACCGAGCTCCTGACCAGCCCAGTCGGGATGTAGGTCAGACTCTCTCTGCGCTGGAGGCTGAAGGTGGCGTCCTGGCTCTCCGCATATTCATAGTAACTCTTGATTTTGCCAATGAGCAGCTGGTCCTGTTTGGACAGGATGGAGTCCCGCCTCCGTTGAATGCTTCTGTCGGCGTCAAAGAGGCTGTCGTCCTGAGGAGACAACTGAGTCAAATCTGTTGCTCGAAACGTCTCCGCAGCCTCAGAGGAGACGCTGCTGACCCTTGAAGGTTGGTGGGCGGGTTCTGCACCGAggctgaggctgctgctggttcTGCTCGGTAACCGTGGGGAGGCAAAGCCGAAGAACCGGGCCTTGTCTGGAGTTCTACTGCCTCGTTTGATGCTGCTGGTGAAGTGCTGAGCGATGGAGCTGGCTTTGTCCAGAACAGAAGATGGAAGAATACTTGTGGCTTCATCCTCTTTCTCTGACGccttcttgtcctcctcctcttcttcagatgATTCCGCACTGCTCAAGGTTCTTGAATCTGAATCTGGCGTGGCGGACAGCGGCTCCTCTGTGGGGGCTGGATCTCCTTCAGGTTTCAGTTCTTCTGAACTTTGAGGAGACACTGAGATCACAGGAGGCTCCAGATCCGAAAAGTCTGGTTCAGCGTTTTCTGTCAGTCCAGATTCTGACGtcttttcctgcagcagctcatcGATGGACAGCTATGAAGAAGAAAATCCaaacaacatttataaaatgtctaaaatattcaaatgtgatcTGAAGATTCAGAGACAAGATTGTGAGACTAGTTTAGTGAAGTTTTTTAAAGCTATAAAAAATTCAAGATaagtttcaaatatttaaaacacgAGTCCTCCGCTGACACTCACCTGCTCGGTCGCTTCAGCTCCAACGTCTGTTTCAAGAAgtcgttcttcttctttgttcgaGTCGAGTGAGGAAGTGTCGCCGCCGCCGTCCTGCATAAACAACCCTCATATCAGCTGATCAACAAAGTAAacatcaaaaacaacaaacaagtgtCACTGCTTTTTTAAAGgattagttcacaaaaaagtTCAGCTgttcacagaaataaaacagttttataCGTTTCTGACGTTTTCTAAGTTTTGATTTTTTCTCCTTCTGTGTCTTGAGAGACGAAAAATCAGACAcgaataaaactttattcatagATTGATGCCAAAGAGAAATGACcctttaatacaaaaactgataAATCATCTTCAAATGAAACCGCGTCTGAAACCAAacttacaaataaacaaataaacaaaacaaacatctgcttCCACGTGCAGCTCCACAGAAATAAGGTTCTGAGAGTCGTCTCACATCCATTCATCAGAACATTTGAAGTATAGCTTAGCATACAAACTGGAAGCAGAGGGAAAcggttagcctgttagcttagcataaaggtCTTTTCAGGTCCCGTTGACAGCACAGCTGTGTTATGTTTCGCTCCTGCAGCTTTCGGACTTTCAGGTTCAAGTTCATTTGTAGTTTGCATAATAAAAACCTACAGAACCTTCAAAACTAGAGAAACCTCCAGAACCTTAAGAAACTTCAGAACCTAAAGAACTTCCACCACACACAGAAACCTCAGAACTATCTAAACCTACATAAACATGAGAGACTTCAGAATCTACAGAACCTTCACAGCCTCAGGAACCTACAGAACCATCACCTAGAGAACTTTCAAAACCTAAAGAACCTCCAGAACCCCTCAGAATCTACAAAACCTTTCTAACCTTCGGAATCTACAGAAACATCAGAACTTTCTAAACCGACAGAACCATAAGAAACTTCAGAACCTACAGATCCATGTAAACCTACAGAACTTACTGACGTCCTATGTCTGACCTCTGATGAACTCTCCAGCTCCAGAACACCTGAAGAACCGGAGCTAGAACGGGTTTGTCTTCGCTGCCAGAGGCTCGAGATCCGTGTGGAACATGTGTTCCGTGTTAGTTCCACACGTGAAGCTCATGCAGCACGGAGCGCTCCAGAGCAGCTGTGAGTTGTCGTTGAGCGGCTGTTATATGAGACGTGTTATGGCGTTGGCTCAATGAGGAAGACGAGCCGGCTGCGGCAGAGAGCCTCACCGTCACCGAGGTGGACGGAGAGTTCTGGAACCTACGGTGCCAGCAGTCCAAGGCAGCGAGCATGGAGCTGGTGAAGTCGTCCACCTGGTCGTCCTCCAGAAGGATCTCGTCCAGCTCGCTGTCCGCCGCCTGCCGAGGGCGCTGCAGAGAcaaactctcctcctcctcttcctcactgcagatcagctgctcctccccccccccccctcgccaaCCCAGCTGATCCTTCCACCTCAGACTCTTCCTGACCGGACGCCagcatgttgctgctgatggCCGCCTGCAGAGGGCGTCTCTCAAACACtgaccccccctccctgtctgAGACctgcaggggtcagaggtcaatcaCTTCCCACAGAGGGTGCTACTGTGATGGTTTTAAAATAagttatttaattataaatgtaTTCAATTATAAATATACTAAATTACCTTCATAAAAAcagtttaatattcatgtttaaCTGTTTTACTATTTTATTAGTTTGTATTAAAAAACGATTcgaccactagagggcagagtAAACACTGTGTTCAGGCTCTTCTGTCTGCGTGGTCTTACTGACTGGTTAGAAGAACTGAGAAAGAATAAAGCTCACCTGGAAGATGTCTGAGgtcatcgtcatcatcgtcatcatcgtcatcatcgtcatcatcatcgtcatcatcatcgtcatcatcatcatcatcatcatcatcgtcatcatcatcatcatcatcatcatcatcatcatcagcagcagcagcatcaggagaagaagaagaagaagaagaagaagaagaagactaaACATGATTTATGgttcaaacagagaaaaatatTTTGTTGACATAACAAATGCTCATGAGAGCTTCTGATTCATGTGGTAGATGGAgaaattaatttgatgtatcaAATAACAAGAGATTTGtaaaactgacaaacaaacaaacctctgACGACTGGTTTCAGGACCTGATGGTTCGGttctgaagaagaaagaaaagagttgAGACGTGAGCGGAACGAGAGAACGCTGCCGAGGGCTCGAGTGTCACGTGACTCACGTCGTCCCCCCCGAGCGGCTTCACCCTGAGAGGACGCAGCTTTCTTGCGCCGCTCTGGGCTGAACCGATATCTGGGCGGATCTACAAGTGACagcgacaggaagtgaagagaaCTCAGAGTTTATCATCTGAACATGTTGTTTacaaccagtccaacacaaacaacaacaaacataatGATAGTAAAATAATGATTATTTCCACCGCCAGCAGGTTCAGATCCACTTGATGAATTTGAGGCTCCGCCCACACGTCACATGACTTTTCACAtacactggtcatgtgatgtaaacactgttgttgttgactgatgtttaatgttgtttacagattattatttttgttgacaGATGTTTAATGTTGTTTACTAATGTTTAATGTTGTATACTGATGTTGTTGACAGATGAGAGTGAAGAATAAGCTGATGACAGTTGAACACTGTGCTGTTACTTATTATGAACAGAGTTAAAACATGTCAATAAAATATTGAGACGTTTTATAATGTCCAGTTATTTTTACTCACAGATGGAATCCATTTCCAAGATGGCGTCTTTAGCCTGAaacaaagcagaggacaaacatGACACGTGTTtccagatgctgcagatgtttgttgGAGCTGGTGGCGCCGCTGACCTTCTGAGGGATGATGGCCTGATGGTTTTCCAGAATGATGCGTTTGATGTGATGAGCCCacagcttcttctcctccaccgtcttcgcctgcaacacaaacattctGTCGCTTTTCAAACACATCACAGCTAACGCACGGAAACTATGAATAGGAAGTTGTCTTTTTCTAAAGTTTAACAATgtttctaaaaacaaaaaaaataatgaagtatatcaaaatgtttatatatttgtgtaatAAGGAGACGAAcaatgtgtaaaataaatatataaacatgatgataaaactaaaataaagttTCTCTTATCAAACACTTTAGTTCCTTGTCTTGTGCGTCTATAGAtttcatataatttttttctgatCTGATCAATAtccaataatcaataaatacTTTGTCTTGACATATTTAGCaagtttatttcatgttttaagaAACCTTATCAATTTACATTTTCTACCTCCATCAAATAAAATCCATCCTTCATGTGTCGACTATacacataatatatatacatacatacattgtgtatttgtatgtataaCATTTATGGTGAATAATACAGTTAGAAGAAGTCAGGGAGCGGTTGGCTGTGACATGGTGGTCTGTGTGACCCTCCAAGGATCTGGAGGTTAGGGTAccagtgctcctcctgctcctcctgctcctcctgctcctcctcacaaaGGAGCAGATACCTGCTGCTGGGTTGATGCTCCTCT comes from Pleuronectes platessa chromosome 17, fPlePla1.1, whole genome shotgun sequence and encodes:
- the LOC128459880 gene encoding pleckstrin homology domain-containing family G member 3 — its product is MPEGSVLVSSDVSMSEESPRLSTASISSNERAPSATPSDTDLPLSDPRPASLISTLSSGSRDDSLAPPPSSQTSAPGVSPDPSPAGHGGEESRPCPPCHGKGWSLGLTQNNNNKESPASRASRGRQQTAPLMTGSMTPNPQLTYLDRVVMEIIETERMYVRDLRMIVEDYLAHIIDCSSLSIRPEQVCSLFGNIEDIYEFNSELLQDLDQCDHDPVGVARCFVMKSEYFEIYTQYCTNYPNSVAALTDCMRIKSLAKFFRERQAQLKRSLPLGSYLLKPVQRILKYHLLLQEIAKHFDPEEEGYEVVEEAIYTMTGVAWYINDMKRKHEHAVRLQEVQSLLLNWKGPDLTTYGELVLEGTFKVHRAKNERTLFLFDRVLLITKRRGEHYVYKTHISCSTLMLIENAKDSLSFSVTHYKHPKQPHTVQAKTVEEKKLWAHHIKRIILENHQAIIPQKAKDAILEMDSIYPPRYRFSPERRKKAASSQGEAARGGRQPNHQVLKPVVRDIFQTGRGGQCLRDALCRRPSAATCWRPVRKSLRWKDQLGWRGGGGEEQLICSEEEEEESLSLQRPRQAADSELDEILLEDDQVDDFTSSMLAALDCWHRRFQNSPSTSVTDGGGDTSSLDSNKEEERLLETDVGAEATEQLSIDELLQEKTSESGLTENAEPDFSDLEPPVISVSPQSSEELKPEGDPAPTEEPLSATPDSDSRTLSSAESSEEEEEDKKASEKEDEATSILPSSVLDKASSIAQHFTSSIKRGSRTPDKARFFGFASPRLPSRTSSSLSLGAEPAHQPSRVSSVSSEAAETFRATDLTQLSPQDDSLFDADRSIQRRRDSILSKQDQLLIGKIKSYYEYAESQDATFSLQRRESLTYIPTGLVRSSVSRLDSGPKDNHVQTNPSTSTTLSGLNPPSVELQSTSTTLSGLNPPSMELQSTSTTDTCCRLVPSDSLDSLKSDQRSSDPGDSEDSLRYQSLQKNPPEGEEFRPSSEMIKIWQAIEQEITRSHSDDREAPRNSRAAEAVTKIPNNSCERESEVSDLSSVPEESTSPSTPKLRSSDGTYTGSLKGSGEEAVVLRAPVLRVTQLRAGAERPREDSSKDTDNMKSKVQHLARQYSQRIKTTKPETRQRSPGVLISKKSLPCVLEETEASGKSELTLALVSQLKASSLELSSTDQTQRPTSILTFSSGTASMGPAPSRSPLTPPPIEGFHWPDVRELRSKYSAQKSPVGRSQSIPEQMFDGGARRHSSCSSSPSFTEGASGEGRSYKTRRSQDARRRERSKRLHRAKSLEPQLSGLQMSELQNLNDPVTEAEFQGYFIAAETTLPNDSEHKITVIEKLPEPESEETASTSKEEEEENYVQIRSPTSREKISIMAVIDRCRAYQESDEYKQRDEAKSKTLKPQELDKTSASSTSRDEESKKTDAGQKTEVGHQSIVKNLREKFQSLS